The Pontibacter pudoricolor genome contains a region encoding:
- a CDS encoding aminotransferase class I/II-fold pyridoxal phosphate-dependent enzyme codes for MDLFEKLLTNRGPLGSHSHYAHGYFTFPKLEGEIAPRMKFRGKDVLTWSLNNYLGLANHPEVRKADAEAAAEWGMAYPMGARIMSGNSNLHEQLESELAEFVQKPDALLLNFGYQGVVSIIDALVDRHDVIVYDAESHACIIDGLRLHQGKRFVYAHNDMASLEKQLERATRWAENTGGAILVITEGVFGMSGNLGSLDKVVALKDKFNFRLFVDDAHGFGTMGKTGAGTGEHLGCQDGIDVYFSTFAKSMASIGAFVAADEQVVEYLRYNMRSQIFAKSLPMPLVVGALKRLELLRTQPQLKEQLWTVVNALQSGLREKGFNIGTTTSPVTPVFLNGQIPDATQLTLDLRENFNIFCSIVVYPVVPKDVIMLRLIPTAAHTLDDVKETIDAFEKIAQKLDKGLYSKSPVTA; via the coding sequence GTGGATTTATTTGAAAAACTGTTGACCAATAGAGGTCCATTAGGTAGCCACTCTCATTATGCGCATGGTTACTTTACTTTTCCGAAGCTGGAAGGCGAGATAGCCCCCCGTATGAAGTTCAGAGGTAAAGATGTACTTACCTGGAGTCTGAATAATTACCTGGGTCTTGCTAACCACCCGGAAGTTCGCAAAGCAGACGCTGAAGCTGCAGCAGAGTGGGGTATGGCGTATCCGATGGGTGCTCGTATTATGTCTGGTAACTCTAACCTGCACGAGCAGCTGGAGTCTGAGCTGGCTGAATTTGTTCAGAAGCCGGATGCGTTGCTACTTAACTTTGGTTATCAGGGTGTAGTATCTATTATTGATGCACTGGTTGACCGCCACGATGTTATAGTTTACGATGCGGAATCGCATGCCTGTATTATAGATGGCTTACGTCTGCACCAGGGTAAACGCTTTGTGTATGCACACAACGACATGGCCAGCCTGGAGAAGCAGTTAGAGCGTGCTACACGTTGGGCTGAGAACACAGGTGGTGCTATACTGGTTATAACAGAAGGCGTGTTTGGTATGTCTGGTAACCTGGGCAGCCTGGACAAAGTTGTTGCGCTGAAAGATAAATTCAATTTCCGTTTATTTGTAGATGATGCCCACGGCTTCGGAACGATGGGTAAGACAGGTGCCGGAACAGGTGAGCATTTAGGTTGCCAGGACGGTATTGATGTTTATTTCTCTACGTTCGCAAAGTCGATGGCAAGCATCGGTGCGTTTGTTGCCGCTGATGAGCAGGTAGTAGAATACCTTCGCTATAACATGCGCTCGCAGATCTTCGCAAAGTCGTTGCCAATGCCGTTGGTAGTTGGTGCTCTTAAGCGTCTGGAACTGCTGCGCACACAGCCACAACTGAAAGAGCAACTATGGACAGTAGTAAATGCACTTCAGTCTGGCTTACGTGAAAAAGGCTTTAACATCGGTACCACAACTTCGCCGGTAACACCAGTTTTCCTGAACGGTCAGATACCTGATGCGACGCAGTTAACGCTTGATTTACGTGAAAACTTCAATATTTTCTGCTCTATCGTAGTTTATCCTGTTGTGCCTAAAGATGTGATCATGCTGCGTCTTATCCCGACTGCTGCACACACACTGGACGATGTGAAAGAGACGATTGATGCATTTGAGAAAATTGCACAAAAATTGGACAAAGGATTGTACTCTAAGTCTCCGGTTACCGCCTAG
- a CDS encoding tetratricopeptide repeat protein, giving the protein MLTLNEVARKFAIYTLPDKKTNKPGFAGPFYEHTMKIAYKIALASVLAGGSHVVVAQNTQVFTSQDKYFHEGLELFDREKYGAAQEAFRKYIELIGDDAKTADAQYYYALSGLYLLHPDAEQLILNFAKNYPAHPKTALANYELGLYYFEQKDYKKVVDLLKQAPTHLLSIKQNKELEFKLGYSYFATKDFANAKTYFDKNKTTGFREEEHRFAYASNYYSGYISYRNGDYAAAKEDLKIAEKNEAYAQIVPYMITEILYKENDVYEVIRYGEAALARTPKVQQYDEIALLVGDAYYQRADYKTADKYFDQYANGKKSLDPVIQYKIGFTDYKNNNYKDAINHFKAVALKKDALGQNAAYYLGLSYLRENNKQFALTAFDQARKNDHDKDVTEAATLKYAQVNFELGNFREVIGSLTNFGKDYPDSDQAAEADNLLSEAYFSSNNYPEAIRHIESMPKKSWKILQTYQRVTYLHGVNLFNEAKFPAAVAMLDKSLQYPYDKEVTAATHFVKGEAFSVGQRYQDAINSYAAVFRNTSAGQSDYYLKSRYGIGYAYYNTKQYDKALPHFRAFVDGTKPSNPNHFDAMLRLADLYYVSKNYKQAGDLYDKVIASNSPDKDYAYFQRGVLAGITGNKAQAEQNLKQVLNEFPQSRYADDAQYQAAVLDFEAGNYSQAVTGFSTLINSGSTSKLIPNALHKRGQAYANQGKHNEAIQDYKRVLDDFPASKIASGALYSLQESLAAQNRSEEFDSYLAKYKANNPESTALESIEFEAAKTLYFNEKYEQAAVKLEAYLTAYPKSPFVFDARYFLADSYLRKNETQRGLQRMKEVIAENKSEYVNRAIQKVADLEFEAKNYTEAIKYYSRLRDVAANRKEQQNALTGLMMSYYNTNDYANSKRIASELISQGNAALNAYNTALLYKAKSTYAQGDMTQALTEFKAASGAAADVHGAEAQYMVAEILYKQKKYKESLDEAFAFNNKFSSHDYWLGKTFLLIADNYVAQNELFQAKATLNSIIEGSPVEEVVAEAKQKLEKLNGGKGGTDTTNVGNGGQQK; this is encoded by the coding sequence TTGTTAACTTTGAATGAAGTGGCGCGTAAATTTGCCATTTATACTTTACCAGATAAAAAAACGAATAAGCCTGGCTTTGCCGGGCCGTTTTATGAACATACTATGAAGATAGCGTACAAAATTGCACTGGCATCTGTGCTGGCGGGGGGCTCACATGTGGTAGTTGCTCAAAACACGCAAGTGTTTACTTCTCAGGATAAATATTTCCATGAAGGGCTGGAACTGTTTGACCGTGAGAAGTATGGTGCAGCCCAGGAAGCTTTCCGTAAATACATTGAACTGATTGGTGATGATGCCAAAACAGCCGATGCACAATATTACTATGCCCTGAGCGGGCTGTACCTGTTACACCCGGATGCGGAGCAACTGATCCTGAATTTCGCAAAGAACTACCCGGCTCACCCCAAAACGGCACTTGCCAACTATGAGCTCGGCTTATATTACTTCGAGCAGAAAGATTACAAAAAGGTAGTGGACCTGCTGAAACAGGCGCCAACTCATTTACTGAGTATTAAGCAGAATAAGGAGCTGGAGTTTAAGCTGGGCTATTCTTATTTCGCTACCAAGGATTTTGCAAACGCTAAGACCTATTTCGATAAAAATAAGACGACCGGTTTCCGAGAAGAGGAACATCGCTTTGCCTATGCTTCCAACTATTATTCCGGTTATATTTCTTACCGCAACGGCGACTACGCTGCTGCTAAAGAGGACCTGAAAATTGCTGAGAAGAACGAGGCTTATGCACAGATAGTGCCTTATATGATCACAGAGATACTTTATAAGGAAAATGATGTGTATGAAGTGATCCGGTATGGTGAGGCCGCCCTTGCACGCACTCCTAAAGTACAACAGTATGATGAGATAGCCTTACTGGTAGGTGACGCTTATTACCAACGCGCAGACTACAAGACCGCCGATAAATATTTTGATCAGTATGCAAATGGCAAGAAATCGCTGGATCCGGTAATACAGTATAAGATCGGTTTCACAGACTATAAGAACAACAACTATAAAGATGCCATTAATCACTTTAAAGCTGTTGCCCTTAAAAAAGATGCCCTTGGTCAGAATGCTGCTTACTACTTAGGATTAAGTTACCTGCGCGAAAACAACAAGCAGTTTGCCTTAACCGCTTTCGACCAGGCCCGCAAAAACGATCACGACAAAGATGTTACGGAAGCCGCAACCTTAAAATATGCCCAGGTTAATTTTGAGCTTGGCAACTTCCGTGAAGTTATTGGTTCGCTTACTAATTTTGGTAAAGATTACCCTGACTCTGATCAGGCAGCTGAAGCTGATAACTTACTGAGTGAAGCTTATTTCAGTTCGAACAACTATCCGGAGGCAATCCGCCACATCGAGAGCATGCCGAAGAAAAGCTGGAAGATCTTACAGACTTATCAGCGTGTGACTTACCTGCATGGTGTTAACCTGTTTAATGAAGCTAAGTTCCCGGCTGCTGTAGCCATGCTCGATAAGTCGCTTCAGTACCCGTATGATAAAGAAGTTACGGCTGCCACCCATTTTGTGAAAGGTGAGGCTTTCTCCGTAGGTCAGCGTTACCAGGATGCTATAAACAGTTATGCTGCCGTATTCCGCAACACATCCGCCGGCCAGTCAGATTATTACCTGAAGTCGCGCTATGGAATTGGCTATGCCTACTATAATACCAAGCAGTATGATAAAGCGCTGCCACATTTCAGGGCTTTTGTTGATGGTACCAAGCCAAGCAACCCGAACCATTTCGATGCTATGCTACGCCTTGCCGACCTGTATTATGTAAGCAAGAACTATAAGCAGGCCGGAGATCTCTATGACAAAGTAATTGCATCCAACTCCCCGGATAAAGATTACGCGTATTTCCAGCGTGGTGTATTGGCCGGCATTACTGGCAATAAAGCGCAAGCTGAACAAAACCTGAAGCAAGTACTGAACGAATTCCCTCAATCGCGTTACGCCGATGATGCCCAGTACCAGGCAGCAGTGCTTGATTTTGAGGCCGGCAACTATAGCCAGGCTGTAACAGGATTTTCGACACTCATCAATTCTGGCTCTACAAGCAAGCTGATTCCTAATGCGCTGCATAAACGTGGGCAGGCCTACGCCAACCAGGGCAAGCACAACGAGGCCATACAGGATTACAAGCGCGTACTCGATGATTTCCCGGCTTCTAAAATTGCTAGTGGTGCTCTTTATAGTTTACAGGAGTCGTTGGCTGCACAAAACCGTAGCGAAGAATTTGATTCTTACCTGGCTAAATATAAAGCTAACAACCCTGAGAGTACAGCTCTAGAAAGCATTGAATTCGAAGCTGCTAAAACACTTTATTTCAATGAAAAATACGAGCAGGCTGCTGTTAAACTGGAAGCTTATTTAACGGCTTACCCTAAGAGCCCGTTCGTGTTTGATGCCCGTTATTTCCTGGCTGATTCTTACCTGCGCAAAAACGAAACGCAGCGTGGCTTGCAGCGCATGAAAGAAGTAATTGCCGAAAACAAATCGGAATACGTAAACCGTGCGATACAGAAAGTGGCAGACCTTGAGTTTGAAGCCAAGAACTATACCGAAGCCATTAAATACTATAGCCGCCTGCGTGATGTAGCCGCCAATCGTAAGGAGCAGCAAAATGCTCTGACCGGGTTAATGATGAGCTACTATAACACCAACGATTATGCAAACAGCAAGCGCATTGCCAGTGAACTGATTAGCCAGGGCAATGCTGCACTTAATGCTTATAACACGGCCCTGTTGTATAAAGCGAAGTCAACGTATGCGCAGGGTGATATGACCCAGGCACTGACAGAATTTAAAGCAGCTTCTGGTGCCGCCGCTGACGTGCATGGCGCCGAAGCACAGTATATGGTCGCAGAGATACTCTACAAGCAGAAGAAATACAAAGAGTCGCTGGATGAGGCCTTTGCCTTTAACAACAAGTTCTCGAGCCATGATTACTGGCTGGGTAAAACATTCCTGCTGATTGCTGATAACTATGTAGCCCAGAATGAGCTGTTCCAGGCAAAAGCAACACTAAACTCTATTATTGAAGGATCTCCGGTAGAGGAAGTGGTAGCAGAAGCCAAACAGAAACTGGAAAAGCTGAATGGAGGTAAAGGTGGTACTGATACTACCAATGTAGGCAATGGCGGACAGCAGAAGTAA
- the holA gene encoding DNA polymerase III subunit delta, giving the protein MAHTPESILEQLQKRNFAPVYFLQGDEPFYIDQISDYIEANALQEHEKGFNQVVIYGKDVDVATVLLQAKRFPMMSDRSVVIVKEAQSILDIEKEEGTKQLEAYLKNPLPSTILVFAYKHKTLDGRKSLSKVFAQHSVMLTTKKLYDNQVPAWVNNYLKTKNVKSTPQAVQHLSEFIGSDLSRLANEIDKLLLNLKPGQTIDEKVVLENVGISKEYNIFELQAAIIAQDVLKANRIVNYFEANPKNNPLIPNIGMLFSFFTKLLSLHAAADKSDAGLKKLLGQQAWKLKEFQHAMRVYPIARVVDIIHFIREADLQSKGISGGDMSEADTLRELMFKILHPVPKTLAV; this is encoded by the coding sequence ATGGCTCACACACCTGAAAGTATTTTAGAACAACTTCAGAAACGTAACTTTGCACCTGTATATTTTCTGCAGGGAGACGAACCATTTTATATCGACCAGATCTCTGATTACATTGAGGCAAATGCTTTACAGGAACACGAAAAGGGTTTTAACCAGGTAGTGATCTATGGCAAGGATGTAGATGTGGCAACGGTATTGCTTCAGGCCAAGCGTTTCCCGATGATGTCTGACCGGTCAGTGGTTATAGTTAAGGAAGCCCAAAGTATACTCGATATAGAGAAGGAAGAAGGAACCAAGCAACTGGAAGCCTATCTTAAAAACCCATTACCATCTACAATACTGGTTTTTGCATACAAGCATAAAACGCTTGATGGCCGTAAGTCTCTTTCGAAGGTTTTTGCGCAGCACTCTGTGATGCTGACAACCAAAAAACTTTACGATAACCAGGTGCCTGCCTGGGTTAACAATTACCTGAAAACAAAAAATGTAAAATCTACCCCTCAGGCGGTGCAGCACTTAAGTGAGTTTATTGGTTCTGATCTGAGCCGGTTAGCAAACGAGATCGATAAGTTATTGCTGAACCTGAAGCCAGGACAAACTATAGACGAGAAGGTTGTACTTGAGAATGTTGGCATCAGCAAGGAATACAACATATTTGAATTACAGGCTGCGATCATTGCCCAGGATGTTTTAAAGGCAAACCGCATTGTGAATTACTTTGAGGCTAATCCCAAAAATAATCCGCTCATACCTAACATTGGTATGCTGTTTTCGTTTTTCACCAAGTTATTGAGTCTCCATGCTGCTGCAGATAAATCCGATGCCGGACTTAAAAAGCTTTTGGGGCAGCAGGCCTGGAAACTAAAGGAGTTTCAGCATGCCATGCGGGTTTACCCAATTGCCAGGGTGGTAGACATCATCCATTTTATTAGAGAAGCCGATCTGCAATCGAAAGGTATAAGCGGAGGTGACATGAGCGAAGCAGATACGCTACGGGAACTGATGTTCAAGATACTGCATCCGGTACCCAAAACACTGGCCGTTTAA
- a CDS encoding MotA/TolQ/ExbB proton channel family protein — translation MTSLLLQITTGAPADTTALAEGAQAAAETSVSLIDLTLAGGWAMYPLALLSLAAVYIFVERYLTLKKAAKNPEGFNDRIKSMVLAGDINGAKMLCAQTNTPVARMLSKGISRIGNPLKNIETSIENVGKIEISRLERNLAGLATIAGAAPMLGFLGTVTGMIQAFIAIAQAEGSISPKLLSGGIYEAMVTTAAGLIIGLPAYVGYNYLVSKIDNIVHSMEYSSIEFLDLLQEPQL, via the coding sequence ATGACATCACTCTTATTACAAATTACTACCGGAGCACCTGCCGATACTACCGCGCTTGCTGAAGGTGCTCAAGCTGCTGCCGAAACTTCTGTTTCTTTAATAGACCTGACACTGGCTGGTGGATGGGCTATGTACCCGCTTGCATTACTTTCGCTGGCTGCCGTTTATATTTTTGTTGAACGTTATCTTACATTGAAGAAAGCAGCTAAAAACCCGGAAGGCTTTAATGATCGCATTAAAAGTATGGTATTAGCCGGTGACATTAATGGTGCAAAAATGCTGTGTGCCCAAACCAACACCCCAGTAGCCCGGATGCTGTCTAAAGGCATCAGCCGTATAGGTAACCCGCTTAAGAACATCGAGACATCTATAGAAAATGTAGGTAAGATCGAGATCAGCAGGCTGGAACGTAACCTGGCTGGTCTGGCAACTATAGCCGGTGCGGCGCCAATGCTTGGTTTCCTGGGTACTGTAACCGGTATGATCCAGGCCTTCATAGCTATTGCACAGGCTGAAGGCTCCATTAGTCCAAAGTTGCTTTCCGGTGGTATTTACGAAGCGATGGTAACTACGGCAGCTGGTCTTATAATAGGCTTACCGGCTTATGTAGGCTATAACTACCTGGTAAGCAAAATCGATAACATTGTGCATTCTATGGAATACTCTTCTATCGAGTTCCTTGATCTGTTACAAGAACCACAACTATAA
- a CDS encoding TonB-dependent receptor — translation MRNKIRKASLAIVLCVGYAFMNSAQAQNNGWGEGAKLEDAEVVVEKNRVIELPNAARNFEKFKVDPPAVADRNVRYRFEDYRLPSQDIELQMRVLTIKQDELTKLYGNYLKAGFGNYATLYLKGYFHNKRSETSSFGANFSHVGSARGPEVKDQSAVSNSSIGVHGERYLPGFTIGGRLGYERDKNHFYGYAPSLQNEVDKDTTKQIFNRINANGYLHNHTSESPFLYKAGVKLNYLNDRYDMSEANIALNLNSEYTIDEISGFKVDADLSFVQHKDSSSVSRTFFKLNPSYERQFGAARVTIGANVAYTGDEVNDARQFNIYPQFRIGIEPIKDNLLIYAGLGGDLQRVTLYELTKENPWIAPNVDVADINKGLEVYGGFSANLSNYVHLTGRVAYQNYRNLYFYNNSRADSTKFDLVYDDGVTNVLNIYSEAVFDYIDEVRLGLKLDYNKYNTASLDQPFHRPELMASVFATYNFYDKILFNSELYYIGSSFGRIYRPDGTFVTRETDNIIDLNLKADYKFTNTFTVFLMANNLLGNKYERFVNYPVKSINVIGGVTYSF, via the coding sequence ATGAGAAATAAGATAAGAAAAGCATCGCTGGCCATTGTGTTGTGTGTTGGCTACGCATTTATGAATTCTGCTCAGGCCCAGAACAATGGCTGGGGCGAAGGAGCAAAGCTGGAAGATGCCGAAGTAGTAGTAGAGAAGAACCGTGTTATTGAGTTGCCGAATGCGGCCCGTAACTTCGAGAAGTTTAAAGTAGATCCGCCGGCGGTAGCTGACCGGAATGTGCGTTACCGCTTTGAAGATTACCGTTTGCCATCGCAGGACATTGAACTGCAGATGCGTGTGCTAACTATAAAGCAGGACGAACTAACCAAACTCTACGGTAATTACCTGAAAGCCGGCTTTGGCAACTATGCTACGTTGTATCTGAAAGGTTATTTCCATAACAAGCGTTCTGAAACATCGTCGTTCGGTGCCAATTTCAGCCATGTTGGTTCTGCCCGTGGACCGGAAGTAAAAGATCAGTCTGCTGTATCTAACAGTAGCATTGGTGTACATGGCGAACGTTATTTACCTGGATTTACCATCGGTGGCCGCTTGGGCTATGAGCGTGATAAAAACCATTTTTACGGTTATGCGCCGAGCCTGCAGAATGAAGTAGACAAAGATACCACGAAACAGATATTTAATCGCATCAATGCTAACGGTTATCTTCATAACCATACTTCAGAATCGCCTTTTTTATACAAAGCAGGTGTAAAACTGAACTACCTTAACGATCGCTATGACATGAGCGAGGCGAACATTGCCCTGAACCTGAACTCAGAATATACCATTGATGAGATTTCCGGATTTAAGGTAGATGCCGACCTTTCGTTTGTACAGCATAAGGATTCGAGCAGTGTGTCGCGTACGTTCTTTAAGCTGAACCCAAGCTACGAGCGCCAGTTTGGTGCAGCCCGTGTAACTATAGGTGCAAACGTAGCTTATACCGGCGACGAAGTAAATGACGCTCGCCAGTTCAATATCTATCCGCAGTTCAGAATAGGGATTGAGCCAATTAAGGATAACCTGTTGATATATGCTGGGTTAGGTGGTGATCTGCAAAGAGTTACTTTATATGAGCTAACCAAAGAGAATCCATGGATCGCTCCGAATGTTGATGTGGCTGATATCAATAAAGGGCTTGAAGTTTATGGCGGGTTTTCGGCTAACTTATCGAACTATGTGCACCTGACGGGGCGCGTGGCATACCAGAATTACCGCAACCTATACTTTTATAACAACTCCAGAGCCGATTCTACCAAGTTTGACCTGGTGTATGACGATGGTGTAACAAATGTTTTAAATATTTATTCGGAGGCAGTATTCGATTATATTGATGAGGTTCGCCTTGGTTTAAAGCTTGATTATAACAAATATAACACAGCTTCTTTAGACCAACCCTTCCATCGCCCGGAGCTGATGGCGAGCGTTTTTGCTACCTATAACTTCTACGATAAGATTCTCTTTAATTCAGAACTTTACTATATTGGGAGTTCTTTCGGGCGCATATACAGACCGGATGGTACTTTTGTGACACGCGAGACAGACAACATAATAGATCTTAATCTGAAGGCGGACTATAAGTTTACAAATACCTTTACCGTGTTCCTGATGGCTAATAATTTATTAGGAAATAAATACGAAAGGTTTGTAAATTACCCCGTGAAGAGTATAAACGTGATAGGAGGCGTTACCTATTCATTCTAG
- a CDS encoding histone H1 encodes MNNNFSKLRDLVMSLESDFEKFYDKNNAAAGTRVRKGMQDLKNMAQDIRKEVQDMKNSTADQK; translated from the coding sequence ATGAACAACAACTTTAGCAAACTGAGAGACCTAGTTATGTCGCTTGAATCTGATTTCGAAAAGTTCTACGACAAAAACAACGCAGCTGCAGGTACGCGTGTACGTAAAGGCATGCAGGATCTTAAAAACATGGCGCAGGACATCCGTAAGGAAGTTCAGGACATGAAAAACAGCACTGCTGATCAGAAATAG
- the tyrS gene encoding tyrosine--tRNA ligase, protein MNLIEELRWRGMLHDFMPGTEEQLASGMTTGYIGFDPTASSLHIGNLATIMLLVHLQRAGHKPVALVGGATGMIGDPSGKSAERNLLDEATLRANQEGIKAQLEKFLDFNAGANSAEIVNNYDWFKEFSFLGFLREVGKHLTVNYMMAKDSVKKRISADEEGDRAEGLSFTEFSYQLIQGYDFYHLYKNKGVKLQMGASDQWGNITTGTELIRRMDGGKAFALVGKLVTKSDGTKFGKSEGGNIWLNATLTSPYKFYQFWLNLSDEEAEKLIKVYTLLPQDEIERLTEEHKQAPHLRVLQKALAKDVTIRVHSEEDYNAAIDASEILFGKGDLETLKGLKEDILLSVFEGVPQIEVGKNAYTDAQTISDLLSDITGGQVFESKGEAKRMIKNGGVSVNRQKVQSPDDAVNFELLQDKYLVVQKGKKNYYLVIVN, encoded by the coding sequence ATGAACCTGATAGAAGAATTAAGATGGAGAGGCATGCTCCATGATTTCATGCCCGGTACCGAAGAACAACTGGCATCTGGCATGACGACCGGCTACATTGGCTTCGACCCGACAGCAAGCTCTTTACACATAGGTAACCTGGCTACAATTATGTTGCTGGTCCACCTGCAGCGCGCCGGCCATAAGCCTGTTGCGTTAGTTGGCGGTGCTACCGGCATGATCGGTGACCCATCCGGCAAATCGGCAGAGCGTAATTTATTGGACGAAGCTACGTTACGCGCGAACCAGGAAGGCATAAAAGCACAACTGGAGAAGTTTCTGGACTTTAATGCCGGTGCAAACTCTGCCGAGATTGTAAATAACTACGACTGGTTTAAGGAGTTCAGTTTCCTGGGTTTCCTGCGAGAAGTGGGCAAGCACCTGACGGTAAACTATATGATGGCCAAAGATTCGGTTAAGAAACGGATCAGTGCTGATGAAGAAGGCGACCGTGCCGAAGGCTTATCATTTACCGAATTTTCTTACCAGTTGATTCAGGGCTACGACTTCTATCATTTGTATAAAAACAAAGGTGTAAAACTACAGATGGGAGCTTCTGATCAGTGGGGTAACATTACCACAGGTACAGAACTTATCCGTCGTATGGATGGTGGTAAAGCCTTTGCGCTGGTTGGCAAACTGGTTACAAAATCGGACGGTACCAAGTTCGGTAAATCAGAAGGCGGAAATATATGGCTGAACGCTACGCTAACTTCACCTTATAAGTTTTACCAGTTCTGGCTCAACCTGTCGGATGAGGAAGCGGAGAAGCTGATAAAAGTATATACATTACTACCTCAAGATGAAATTGAACGTCTGACAGAAGAGCACAAACAGGCTCCGCACCTACGCGTTTTACAGAAGGCCTTAGCTAAAGATGTTACAATTCGGGTGCATTCTGAAGAAGACTATAATGCCGCTATAGATGCCTCAGAAATTTTATTTGGGAAAGGCGATTTAGAGACTTTAAAAGGCCTGAAAGAAGATATTTTGCTGAGTGTGTTCGAGGGCGTGCCACAGATTGAGGTTGGCAAAAATGCTTACACAGACGCACAAACTATAAGCGACCTGCTTTCTGATATTACAGGCGGCCAGGTTTTCGAATCGAAGGGTGAAGCAAAGCGCATGATCAAGAATGGCGGCGTGAGCGTGAACCGTCAGAAAGTGCAGAGCCCTGATGATGCTGTAAACTTTGAATTATTACAGGATAAATACCTGGTGGTGCAGAAAGGGAAGAAAAACTATTACCTGGTTATAGTTAACTAA
- a CDS encoding HU domain-containing protein: MVAKHIKSLLYDHDCVIIPGFGGLITRYVPAVVHPVKHTITPPSKRVAFNEKLVLTDGLLINTIAYYNGISAVEAQQMVAAFVMQANNQLKTDNRFELSDIGVFRYNAAHRLEFEYKTGDNLLEASFGLPEISARPVRAEESVVLRSLQKKREQDTPQNGNKFKRRLRRVYSTAAGLIIAGLTGSALYLLSLQTDYNLSSLNPIAQFNNATINNQATASDYTPDYVPVTEEERLAVYQNLLLNAGLATDLEADLIAATSEINDSTWHNESIALSEASENIADQVVEEEAIVEPVLTITEKTGRFYIITGGYSRLQNAETGREEIRKNGHDGKVLTPLRGSRLFRVSAADFATAEEAQAAINEYRKTYGNSIWVLNN, translated from the coding sequence ATGGTAGCAAAGCACATAAAGTCCTTGCTCTATGACCACGACTGTGTCATCATCCCGGGATTTGGCGGGTTGATAACCCGTTATGTACCAGCAGTGGTGCACCCGGTAAAACACACCATTACACCACCATCTAAGCGGGTGGCATTTAACGAGAAACTGGTTTTGACCGATGGGCTGCTCATCAACACGATTGCCTATTATAATGGCATTTCGGCAGTTGAAGCGCAGCAAATGGTAGCAGCTTTTGTGATGCAGGCCAATAACCAGCTTAAAACGGATAATCGTTTTGAGTTAAGCGATATTGGTGTTTTCAGGTATAATGCGGCGCATCGTCTGGAGTTTGAGTACAAGACAGGAGATAACCTGCTGGAAGCCAGTTTTGGTTTACCTGAGATCTCTGCAAGGCCAGTTCGTGCAGAAGAATCTGTTGTGTTACGTTCGCTGCAGAAAAAGCGCGAGCAGGATACGCCGCAAAATGGCAATAAGTTTAAGCGCCGCTTACGACGGGTTTATAGCACAGCTGCCGGTTTGATAATTGCCGGTTTAACCGGTTCTGCATTATACCTGCTTTCCTTACAAACAGATTACAATCTTAGCAGCCTTAACCCAATTGCTCAGTTTAACAACGCAACTATAAATAACCAGGCTACAGCTTCGGATTACACGCCAGATTATGTACCGGTTACAGAAGAGGAGCGCCTGGCTGTTTACCAGAACCTTTTACTTAATGCCGGATTAGCAACGGATCTGGAAGCTGATCTTATAGCCGCTACTTCAGAAATTAACGATTCTACCTGGCATAATGAAAGCATAGCTTTAAGCGAAGCTTCGGAAAATATAGCAGATCAGGTAGTTGAAGAGGAGGCTATAGTTGAACCTGTCCTGACTATAACAGAAAAAACCGGCCGCTTTTATATTATAACGGGTGGTTATTCCCGTTTACAGAATGCTGAAACAGGCCGCGAAGAAATTCGCAAAAACGGCCATGATGGCAAAGTACTTACACCTTTAAGAGGTAGCCGCCTTTTCCGCGTATCTGCTGCAGATTTTGCAACAGCAGAAGAAGCGCAGGCTGCCATTAACGAATACAGAAAAACTTACGGAAACTCAATCTGGGTACTCAATAACTAA